Proteins encoded together in one Planctopirus ephydatiae window:
- a CDS encoding zinc-binding dehydrogenase: MKGVTFDRHGGTEVLQYRDDLPIPEPGYGEVLLRIKAAAMNYNDIWARQGVPGMDFPLPHISGTDGAGIVEALGPNVTTVAVGDEVVVNGAFSCGDCVECVRGWPMFCPKFRIWGFETGPNQGSEAEYATVPARNVIPKPGNTSFEEVAAISNVLATVWRMLVTRARMGAGDCILVWGAAGGIGTAAIQLIRAFGAKSIAVVGSEDKAKLVSDLGADYVLNRKSQRITREVMKITRKRGVDIVFEHSGAATWEESTHCLRWGGTIVTCGATTGFTAPLDIRFLWTKQQNYLGSHFATTAESRDSLRFVESGQVKAVIGELLPLKEIVRGHELLASGGVAGKIVLVP, from the coding sequence ATGAAGGGTGTAACATTCGATCGACATGGCGGCACAGAAGTGCTCCAGTATCGAGATGATCTTCCCATTCCTGAACCGGGTTATGGCGAGGTGCTGCTACGGATCAAAGCCGCGGCGATGAACTATAACGATATCTGGGCGCGGCAGGGCGTGCCGGGAATGGACTTTCCTCTGCCGCATATTTCGGGAACCGATGGCGCAGGAATTGTCGAAGCACTTGGGCCTAACGTTACCACTGTGGCTGTCGGTGACGAAGTAGTGGTCAATGGCGCCTTCTCATGCGGTGACTGTGTCGAGTGCGTTCGTGGCTGGCCCATGTTCTGCCCCAAATTTCGCATCTGGGGGTTTGAGACAGGGCCGAATCAAGGTTCGGAAGCCGAGTATGCCACCGTTCCTGCGAGGAATGTGATTCCCAAGCCGGGCAACACTTCGTTTGAGGAAGTTGCAGCTATTTCCAACGTGCTGGCGACTGTTTGGCGAATGCTCGTCACGCGAGCTCGCATGGGAGCTGGAGACTGCATTCTCGTCTGGGGAGCTGCTGGAGGAATCGGAACAGCGGCCATCCAGCTGATTCGCGCGTTTGGCGCTAAGTCGATCGCAGTTGTTGGTAGTGAAGATAAAGCAAAGCTCGTTTCCGACCTCGGCGCAGACTATGTACTGAATCGCAAGTCGCAGCGTATCACAAGGGAAGTCATGAAGATAACCCGCAAGCGGGGCGTCGACATCGTCTTTGAACATTCTGGCGCTGCAACGTGGGAGGAGAGTACGCATTGCCTGAGGTGGGGGGGGACCATCGTGACTTGTGGTGCGACCACCGGCTTCACAGCCCCGCTTGATATCCGCTTTCTGTGGACAAAGCAGCAGAACTATCTGGGTTCGCATTTTGCAACCACGGCGGAGTCCCGAGATTCGCTGCGGTTTGTGGAGTCCGGTCAGGTCAAGGCTGTCATCGGTGAACTTTTGCCGCTCAAGGAGATTGTCCGAGGGCACGAACTGCTGGCCAGCGGCGGCGTGGCCGGGAAGATTGTCCTGGTGCCTTAA